In one window of Marispirochaeta aestuarii DNA:
- a CDS encoding ABC transporter permease, whose protein sequence is MRKFLALLHARNMEFLRDRATLFWNLVFPLFLVFGFAFAFSGGTEYLFKAGVLGNAPKAEPFMQEEYVEFVPYDEADKAAEKLRHHQIDLLIDFDSGTYLVNRESPKGKAAEKLLLASPGSPLERREVSGKAIRYVDWLVPGIIGMNMMFSCIFGVGWVIVRYRKNGVLKRLKATPVRAIQFILAQLFSRLYIVLITAAIVYAGSNLILDFIMLGSYLDLLLVTALATLCMISFGLIFASRLKSEELADGLMNLATWPMMVFSGVFFSMEGTPQVLQWIARAFPLTHYIEAARAIMLDGAGLVQVAPNLMILALLSALFLGISALSFKWE, encoded by the coding sequence ATGCGAAAATTTCTTGCCCTGCTGCACGCACGGAATATGGAATTTCTTCGGGACCGGGCAACCCTCTTCTGGAACCTGGTTTTTCCCCTCTTTCTTGTCTTCGGCTTCGCCTTCGCCTTTTCCGGCGGAACCGAATACCTTTTTAAAGCCGGAGTCCTGGGAAATGCCCCGAAGGCTGAACCCTTCATGCAGGAGGAGTATGTCGAGTTCGTTCCCTACGACGAGGCGGACAAGGCGGCGGAAAAACTGCGGCACCACCAGATCGACCTGCTCATCGACTTCGACTCCGGAACCTACCTGGTGAACAGGGAATCCCCCAAGGGGAAGGCCGCGGAGAAACTGCTTCTCGCAAGTCCCGGTTCCCCCCTGGAGCGAAGGGAGGTCAGCGGCAAAGCTATCCGATACGTGGACTGGCTCGTCCCGGGAATAATCGGCATGAACATGATGTTCTCATGTATCTTCGGGGTGGGATGGGTAATCGTGCGCTACCGCAAGAACGGTGTGCTCAAACGGCTCAAGGCGACGCCGGTACGGGCCATCCAGTTCATCCTGGCCCAGCTTTTTTCCAGGCTCTACATCGTGCTTATAACCGCAGCCATAGTATACGCGGGCAGCAACCTTATCCTGGACTTTATCATGCTCGGATCATACCTTGATCTTTTACTGGTAACCGCCCTGGCTACCCTGTGCATGATCAGCTTCGGCCTGATTTTCGCTTCCCGTCTCAAGAGCGAGGAGCTTGCAGACGGACTTATGAACCTGGCGACCTGGCCAATGATGGTTTTTTCCGGGGTATTCTTCTCCATGGAAGGGACTCCCCAGGTTCTGCAGTGGATCGCCCGGGCCTTTCCCCTGACCCACTACATCGAGGCGGCCCGGGCAATCATGCTTGACGGTGCCGGCCTTGTGCAGGTAGCCCCGAACCTCATGATCCTTGCGCTTCTCTCCGCCCTTTTTCTGGGCATAAGCGCTCTCAGTTTCAAATGGGAATAG